The following coding sequences lie in one Spirosoma sp. KUDC1026 genomic window:
- a CDS encoding glycosyltransferase has product MIVIIAPYTGTDITDIDINLGASKKIRFFITALAKLSSNIILVNSAHNNCSNTSFIIRKINISNVIITEIVLPTKRNRLVGKLFNLLDAEKAISIVSSYGQPQLIWCYNAYAFEMIFARKAYSKFKSKMILEFEDWHFSRSRGYSLKPYIDMLFWRIAARYFQRIYVINSYVKNKNVPFCKDIQLLPGVVSNEIIEIDKLSQPFSCTNGYINIGYFGGLNRDKGANIVLELRDHLPSNYIIHSTGSGTLKNDFLEKSKLHKDTFIYHGMVKDYDLINIIGKCDIILNPHVPVAKFQNGIFPFKVIEAIASGRLLISTELPTDELDDLLDNVIFVDYSSESFANAIIEGRSYYEKNYKLIKLSAKKANNLFSENALVNSLSNFLAL; this is encoded by the coding sequence ATGATTGTAATAATTGCGCCTTACACTGGTACAGATATCACTGATATTGATATTAATTTAGGAGCATCAAAAAAAATACGGTTTTTTATAACTGCTTTAGCAAAATTATCTTCAAACATAATTCTAGTTAACTCGGCTCATAATAATTGTAGCAATACTTCTTTTATAATTAGAAAAATAAATATTTCAAATGTTATAATTACAGAAATTGTTTTACCAACAAAAAGAAATAGGTTAGTTGGTAAACTGTTCAATTTGCTAGATGCCGAAAAGGCTATTAGTATTGTATCCAGTTATGGTCAACCCCAGTTGATATGGTGCTACAACGCCTATGCTTTTGAAATGATTTTCGCCCGAAAGGCCTATTCTAAATTTAAATCTAAAATGATACTAGAGTTTGAGGACTGGCATTTCTCACGATCAAGAGGATATAGCCTTAAACCCTATATAGATATGTTGTTTTGGAGAATAGCTGCAAGATATTTTCAAAGAATATATGTAATAAATTCATATGTAAAAAACAAGAATGTTCCTTTCTGTAAGGATATACAATTGTTGCCAGGAGTTGTATCCAATGAAATTATTGAAATAGATAAATTGTCGCAACCATTTTCGTGCACTAATGGATATATTAATATTGGATATTTTGGGGGATTAAATAGAGATAAAGGTGCTAATATAGTTCTTGAATTGCGTGATCATTTACCATCAAATTATATTATTCATTCAACTGGTTCTGGAACGCTTAAAAATGATTTTTTAGAGAAAAGCAAGTTACATAAGGATACATTTATTTATCATGGAATGGTTAAGGATTATGATTTGATTAATATAATTGGCAAATGTGATATTATATTAAATCCTCATGTACCTGTAGCTAAATTTCAAAACGGAATATTTCCTTTCAAAGTAATCGAAGCTATTGCAAGCGGTAGATTACTGATATCCACTGAATTACCAACAGACGAGCTTGATGATTTATTAGATAATGTTATTTTTGTTGATTACTCATCTGAAAGTTTTGCAAATGCAATTATTGAAGGACGATCTTACTATGAAAAAAACTATAAGCTAATCAAATTGTCGGCTAAAAAAGCTAATAACTTGTTTAGTGAAAATGCTCTAGTAAATTCTTTAAGTAATTTTTTAGCACTATAA
- a CDS encoding glycosyltransferase family 4 protein — MKVLLTHPQTQHSYKIAKLLYECGILYKFYNPFVISNKNIELIPDFILNKIKTRIIEIPQNYIQTDLKFEIKKNIIRKIFKDNSTYRYFKFNEEFQNSISNKLISKADLTIGFDSSSWILANNVKLKNKKFILDRTIAHHSLSELIYSKSEHKYPEWSKQYKVAMTKEYIELENKELKLADTISVGGTFTKNSLIEFGVDEHKIHVNPYGVDINMFTPCVRKNKDIINFLFFGTIEARKGIPLLLSAWRKINTVNARLILAGYGNIPKTISLPRNVKLLGRIQPSDRNQLFSDSHVFVFPSLFEGFGQVLTEAALSGLPIITTYNTGGVELVQEGINGFLINANDEDALVERIQFFLDNPEKIDQMGVSRLQQIREKFSLDAYKDRWMKIIKLTVDNN; from the coding sequence ATGAAAGTGCTTTTAACTCACCCTCAAACTCAGCATTCATATAAAATTGCAAAACTTTTATATGAATGCGGAATTCTTTACAAATTTTATAATCCTTTCGTAATATCAAATAAAAATATTGAACTTATACCGGATTTTATTCTAAATAAAATTAAAACTAGAATTATTGAAATTCCTCAAAATTATATACAAACTGATTTAAAATTTGAAATTAAAAAAAACATAATTAGAAAAATATTTAAAGATAACTCTACATATAGATATTTTAAATTTAATGAGGAATTTCAAAACTCAATATCAAATAAGCTTATATCTAAAGCCGATTTGACTATAGGTTTCGATAGTTCTTCATGGATTCTAGCAAATAATGTAAAGCTAAAGAATAAAAAGTTTATTCTTGACCGAACTATAGCTCATCATAGCTTATCCGAACTTATATATTCAAAAAGTGAACATAAATACCCTGAATGGTCGAAGCAGTATAAGGTAGCAATGACTAAAGAATATATTGAATTAGAAAACAAAGAATTAAAACTTGCAGATACAATTTCGGTTGGAGGAACTTTTACAAAAAATAGTCTGATAGAATTTGGTGTTGATGAGCATAAAATCCATGTGAATCCTTATGGAGTTGATATCAATATGTTTACTCCATGTGTTAGAAAAAATAAAGATATAATAAATTTCCTTTTTTTTGGTACAATTGAAGCTAGAAAAGGCATTCCTTTATTGCTAAGTGCTTGGCGAAAAATTAATACTGTTAATGCTAGATTAATCTTGGCTGGGTATGGTAATATACCTAAAACTATAAGTTTGCCAAGAAATGTTAAGTTATTAGGTAGAATACAGCCCTCAGACAGAAATCAACTTTTTAGTGATTCACATGTTTTTGTTTTTCCTAGTTTATTCGAGGGTTTCGGGCAAGTTTTGACTGAGGCAGCTCTGAGCGGATTACCTATAATCACTACTTATAATACTGGTGGAGTTGAGCTTGTGCAAGAGGGGATAAATGGGTTTTTAATCAATGCTAATGACGAAGATGCGTTAGTAGAACGTATTCAGTTCTTTCTAGATAATCCGGAAAAAATAGATCAGATGGGAGTTAGTCGATTGCAGCAAATAAGAGAAAAATTTTCTCTAGATGCATATAAGGATAGATGGATGAAAATTATAAAATTAACAGTAGATAATAATTAA
- a CDS encoding XrtY-associated glycosyltransferase XYAG1 has protein sequence MKILHVVPSYKPAYIYGGPIVVIAQLAETMVSYGHEVTVYTTNANGSNDLNVLTNEPVDVDGVAVYYFNRITKDPTQVSFKLWRFLDKTVNDFDVVHIHSWWNFLVIGAAWICAKHNVKPVLSPHGMFSDYILRTRNAYVKKIIHNFIAKRLLKKTFLHVSTDMEWEESQNVILDWKGQIIANMVNLSNEIYVRKENDVFTIGFLSRIDPKKGVDVLIKALSKVTFNYKLLVAGSGEEAYLQYLKAFSEKYGNRDKIEWVGWKDNETKFKFLSSLDLLALTSYSENFAVVVIEALSVGTPVLLSNNVGLCEYVKSRDYGWTTNMTSEQIADRLTEVYKNRMNLVHINNFAPGTIKEEFNVQSILNQYVQFYNEVYITNNLNSQALLEY, from the coding sequence ATGAAAATTCTTCATGTTGTACCATCTTATAAACCTGCTTACATATACGGCGGACCAATTGTTGTAATTGCTCAATTAGCTGAAACGATGGTTAGCTATGGCCATGAAGTAACAGTTTACACAACTAACGCAAATGGTTCAAATGATTTGAATGTTCTTACAAATGAACCAGTTGACGTTGATGGTGTTGCAGTTTATTATTTTAATCGAATTACTAAAGACCCTACACAGGTGTCCTTTAAATTGTGGAGATTTTTAGATAAAACTGTTAATGATTTTGATGTAGTACATATTCATTCATGGTGGAATTTTCTGGTGATTGGTGCTGCGTGGATATGTGCTAAACACAATGTGAAACCAGTGTTGTCTCCGCACGGTATGTTTAGTGATTACATTTTAAGGACTAGGAATGCATATGTAAAAAAAATTATCCATAATTTTATTGCAAAGCGCTTATTGAAAAAGACATTTTTACATGTGTCGACTGATATGGAGTGGGAGGAATCTCAAAATGTAATATTAGATTGGAAAGGCCAAATAATCGCTAACATGGTTAATTTATCTAATGAAATTTATGTTCGCAAAGAAAATGACGTGTTTACAATAGGATTTTTGTCTCGTATAGATCCTAAAAAAGGGGTTGATGTGTTAATTAAAGCATTAAGTAAAGTTACTTTCAATTACAAGCTATTGGTTGCTGGATCTGGAGAAGAAGCTTATTTGCAATACCTTAAAGCTTTCTCTGAGAAATATGGTAATCGAGATAAGATAGAGTGGGTTGGCTGGAAAGATAATGAAACCAAATTCAAGTTTTTGTCTTCATTAGATTTGTTAGCCTTAACATCATATAGCGAAAATTTTGCTGTTGTTGTGATTGAAGCATTATCAGTCGGTACTCCCGTTTTACTTAGTAATAATGTTGGACTCTGTGAGTATGTCAAATCAAGGGACTATGGGTGGACTACGAATATGACATCTGAACAAATAGCTGATCGATTAACGGAGGTGTATAAAAATAGAATGAACTTAGTACATATCAATAATTTTGCTCCAGGAACTATAAAAGAAGAATTTAACGTACAGTCAATCTTAAATCAATATGTGCAATTTTATAACGAAGTGTATATTACAAACAACTTAAATAGCCAAGCTCTCCTAGAGTATTAG